In Betaproteobacteria bacterium, the sequence TTTCAGTTGGGCCAGTCGGTCAATGGACATACTGGCCTCCGCGCAGACGGTCATAACGACTGCAATCAGCCTGCGGTTCGACCTGCAAACGCAGTTGTTCCGGCAAACTGATCGCCTTGGGCTGCGGTGGCGCGGTCAGCCGCCTCAGTTCATTCATGACGACGGCCGCGGTAATCACGCCGCCATCCAGTGTCAATTCGCACGCCACTTGCAGGGCTTCCAGCCCGACTTCGCGAGCAGCCAGTAGCAGTTCTACAAAGGCCCGATCACCTTTCGGCTGCTTCAGCACACGATCTCGCACCAACTGAATCGGCACCGGCAAATCCCAGCCGATAAATGGGGCACCATTACGCAGCGACCCCGGCTTCTTCTCAAGTACCGGCAGGTAATGCCAGGGGTCGCAGATCAGTTGATCACGCCCGAATCGCCGTTCATGGTCGGCAATGACTTTGCTCTCCGCAACGATCCGTACCTTGTCGGCGTATAAACGCACCGAGACTACCTTGCCAGCAAAGTCGGCCGGCACGCTGTAGCGATTTCGCTCAACGCGGACCAGGCAGGTGCTGGAAACGCGCATCATCTGTTCGACGTAGCCATCGAAGGTGCTGGTGATAGCCCGCAGGCTGGGGCCTTCCTGAAGAAAGCAGTCAGCAATGGTGCGGGTCGTTTCGACCGGATGCTTGCGTTCCGCCAATTCCCGGCAGCGGGTGGCCAGCCAGTCGTTCAGCGCTGCAAAGCTCTCGAAGCGGGCTTTCGGCGTGAATAGCCATTCACGCACGTTGCCGACCTGGTTCTCGATTTGTCCTTTCTCCCAGCCGGAGGCTGGCGTGCAGGCCACCGGTTCGAACAGGTAGTGGTTGGCCAGCGCCATGAAGCGGCGATTGAAGTGCCTATCCTTGCCGACCAGAATGGTGTCGACCACCGTCTTCAGATTGTCGTAAATCAGGCGATTGGGCACGCCACCGAAGAAGGCAAAGGCGCGGTTGTGGGCATCAAGGACCATTTCCTGTGTTTCGCAGGGATAGGCGGCAACAAACATCTGTCGGCTGTAGGCGAGCCGGAAGTGCGCGACCTTGATGGTCAGCGCAGCGCCGCCGATCTCGACGTGTTCCTGGCTCCAGTCAAACTGGCAGGCGTCACCGGGGGCAAAGACCAGCGGGACGAAGGCTTCCTTGATCGTCGGCCTCGTTTGTGCCGACTTCCACTGCTTTACGAAGCGCTGAACGCTGTCGTAGGCGCCGCGATACCCCTCGGTCTGCAAGCCTTCAAAGAGTCGCTGGGCGGTGCGCCGTTGCCCCTTCGGAAGGTGGCGCTCGGTGACCAGCCAGCTTTCCAGTACCGATTGGAATGCACCCAGTTTCGGGGCTGCTTGTTGCTGACGAACGTGGACCGGTTCGACCTCGGTAGCCAGGTGCTTGCGCACCGTCGGACGGGATAGTTTCAGGTCACGCGCAATCGAGCTGATGCTCTCGCCGCTGACCCAATGACGACGCCGGATTTCGGCTATGACTTCCATGTTTAACACCCCAGATTCCCCGGCTAAAACGCCGGCAGGTTACACAACCCAGGGTGGCAACTTTTGGACGCTGATCACCCCGGAAATCTGGAAAGTTTTGCACGCTGTTTTACAGTCATAGGCAATTTTGGAAAGCGGACATCCAGAAAAGTGAAGCTAACTAGATAGCGCGGCTTTTTGCACAGGCCCGGTTGAGCGCCTGATTATTCGACTGGCAACAACAAACGTAACGTAAAGTGCAAGAAAGTACCAACCGTAGACCCACAAATCGTTCCAGAGCACCCGGCCAAAGTTTTGCTGCACGGTAGCGACTTGCGTGGAACTTGATGTGGATGCGTCAACTACTCTGAGATAGCCAAATATAAAATCTATGGTTGGAACCCAAAGCGCTGAATAGCATAAAGCTCTCGGGAATCTAAACTTGTGAAGTACGGCACCGACAATGACTCCCGCCAGAACGCTGCAAGTGAATGCGCGCATGACATTGGCAATCAATACCGCTGCTTCGCCTCCACGCATTTTCAGGGCCATTTTCCCCAGCGGCGACTCTAGTATGAACATGAATATATCAGCTGTCGGCAGAACGCCCGGGAGAGCAAAGCCGACTTTTATGACAAAGCCAACTAGGGCGCCCAGTGTCACAGCAAGAAGCCATGAGAGAAGAGTTCTAAGTCGCATAACAGATAATCAGGCGCAGCAACGTCAGGGTTGTCGCTGAGAATACGGACACTATAGAGTCTCCCCTAAGATTTTGAATGCCATAGAGATTATCCCGTTCGGGTTTCCTTATCAATCAACAATTACCCGGACCGCACCAGTGTCCGCAATGGAGCGATTTTTTTAGAGGCCGTTTGTGGCCGGGTTGAGGCAGTACCGCCGGCAATTTGCTCGCCGAAAACCGGTCATTGAGCGAGGTCTGACAATGCCCTCGCTCTTCAGATTTGATGGCGACCTCGACCGGCGGCTCGTGGCCGATTGGGTGAGTTCGCCAATGGCCGCTTTGTGGCACTCCAATTCGAAAAACCTGGGTTTGGCTGACTGGCCGCTATCGGGAAACCGCTACGGCGGCAGCTTTGGGTCGAGCGCTCTCGGTGGCGAGTGGCGCCTTACCGGAAGCGTAATTTCACTGACCGCTTGCCATAGTTGAATCCGAACCTTTCGCGACCGGTTGCGGACTTCCCTACCACTCGACTAAATGTCGGCTCGGCAACATCGAAGATGCATGCGCTCTAGTGTTGCACTTATAACTTCAGCTGCTCATGAGCACTGGGCTCGCCAATCCATCTAACCAGAAGCGCCTTGCGCAGCAAGCCAGGCTTGGAACTGTGCGAACTGCTCGCCGCTAACCTCAATTTTAGGCATCGGCGCTTTGATTACACCAGCCTCGACTAGTAGGTTATCTTCGTACTGCTGATAGATAGGTCGAATCTTCGCGATGCGGGCTTGAATGTAGTACTTCGATGCGGTGTCATCTGCCGCGTGGTTGAGCGCTTTGCGGACGCTTTTATCACCCAAACCAAGCTCATTAAAAATCGTACCGAACGTGCGCCGGAGGTCGTGCTCCGAGAAGTCGCGCCCGCAGGCTTTGACAACGGCCGTTACAGCGCTATTCGTAGCAACGATATGCGACAGCACTCCTTGCCGATTGAGTTTGTGCGACGGAAACACCCAGGGAGAAGGCTCAGCTCGCTTCTCGTTGATGTCATAGCGCCGCTCCAGTATCAAGCGTGCGTATCGAGTCAGCGGGAAAACATGCTTAAGACTGTTTTTCGTATCCTCAGCGAAGATGCTGACAATACCATCCTTCAGATTTATGTTGTCCCACGTCAGCGACATCGTCTCGCCTCGCCGGCCACCCCACAGCAAAGCAAGCTGCAAGTAATCAGCGATAACGTCCCTCGAGCCCCATGGCTTGACTTGTTGCCGAAGCCCCTCTACCGCGACCCACCAGCTGGCTAGGTCGCCTTCGACTGTAGCGACAATGTTAGTCTTCGCGCGAACGGCATACCATCCCTTGCGGAGCTTGTTGAGCTCCTCAAACGGATTGCCCACCTTAGCGTTGAGTTGATACTTAAGCGCACCGAAATTGTAGGCTGCGCGCAGGTAGCGCAGGTCTCGACCCGCTTGAGTGCGGCCACCGTTCGTTGTGTGGCGCTTAGCTTTCTTTGCTGCGGCATCGTAATAATCCGCTAGATGACTGCCGGTCAGCGCCACAAGTGGAAGGGAGCCTACGGCATCTGCCTCGATACGGTTCAGGCTCCGATTCCAATCCTGGGTGGTTAATGGTTTTGGCGGATTGCCGCCAGTCGATTTGTCATCGATGTACTCATACAGACACTTGGCGACCGTGAAAGACTCTTCAGCGCGCATCTTGCTTGTTTCGCGTATTTGCTGGCGCTTCTCGAGATTTGGGTCAATTCCTTTAGCTATCTTTGCGACCACGTCGGCCACCAACGAACATGCCTTCGTGTAAGTCATGTCGGGGAAATCGCCCAACTTATACTTGCAAGGAGAGTCGCTGAGCTTCTTCTGCACAATCCAAGCCTTTGTGCCGCCAGCATTGACGCGCAGTCCTAAGTATCGCGTTCGTGAGTCCCAGAGAATATAGTCCCCCTTAAGTGGTAACGGGGCATCCCGCGCGACCGCGGGCGACATAGGGATTTTCGCGTTGCGTTGGGCTATAATCTTGGGTTCCACTTTGTGCCTATTGCTAATTGCCAACGGTTAAAACGAAGCCTAGTTTAGCAGGCTCCGCACCAGGCTCCCAATAGGCTCCTTTAAGTTGAGGCAAAGTGAGATAAATCGGGGTTAATTGAGGTAAGCAGGTTGAGCCAAAATTAGCCCGCACGAATTTGCAATACATTGATATTTAACAATAAATTGTTAATTATCAAGCACCGAAAAGTTTTCGGGCCTGTAGCTCAGTTGGTTAGAGCAGAGGACTCATAATCCTTTGGTCCACGGTTCAAGTCCGTGCGGGCCCACCATAAAAACAAAAGGGGTTACAGAAATGTAACCCCTTTGTTTTTCCCTTGGCTCAACCAAGGTTCAACCGCGTTTTTTGGAAGTCGCTTTAACGGGTTCAGCCGCACCGCTTCCTCCAAGTGCTCTGGTTACGCACTTTCAGAGCAATCGGCATCTGCCAAAGATATCGCCAACAAGATTGAGTTGATTGCTCAGGGCAGCGATCAAAGCGCGCAATCCATCCGCAATGTGGCAAGCGCCTCCTTGCGGATGAACGAGCTTTCTGAACTGCTGAAATCGATGTCATCCCGATTCCGGATCGCACATTAGCGCTTGTGGCGGATCCGAAACCTTATGGATCGGCGAATTTATATTTGCTGAGTAGCGCAGAGCGTTGTCTCCTGATTTACTGTTGTACTTTGAAGCTCATCCTGCCCATTTCGTACAACACGAAGGAAAAATGAATATGTTTTCATTTCTACCGCTAACTGCCTGCGCCAGAAAATTGTTCGCCATGACACCTCGACAAGCGGTGTGTATGAGCGTGATGACCGTTGCAGTAATGGCCTCTTCTCATCCTGCGCATGCTGCCAACAAATCAAAGCTAAGTACCTATCAATCGGGAAAACCTGTAGTCGGCTTGCCATGTGAGCAGTTACCGACGCGAACAGCCGTGCTGATGGGCGGCGGAGCTGATGTCAAGCAGGCTTTCTCGTGGATGATCGAGAAAATCAATCAGTGCGGCGCCAGCAAACTGGGCAATTTTGTGGTCATTCGCGTACGCGGAAATCCCGCGTATGACAGCTTTATCAACAAGCAGGGAGCACTGGCCTCCGTGCAGACACTGGTCATTCCGACACGGGAAACTGCCGACGATCCCGAATTGGATTCCTATATCCAGAACGCCGCAGCGATCTGGATAACCGGCGGGGATCAAGGAGACTATTACGCCACCTGGAAGGGAACGCGCCTTGAACGTCTGGTTCATGAACAGGTCAAGCAACACGGAATTCCCATCGGTGGGACCAGCGCGGGGATGATGATACTCAGCGAATTCAATTACCTTGCGTCCCCGAATTCGATCACCTCCGCTGACGCACTTGCCGATCCCTACAAAACCGACGCCATGACATTGGCCAAGGACTTCTGGACTGACAGTGACCCCATCAACGAACCATCACCGTTTCCACTCCTCAACGCTACGGTGACCGACTCACACTTCGATACCCGCGATCGAATGGGTCGACTGACCGCCTTCCTTGGACGAGTTATTGCCGACGGCTGGGCTGCGCCAGGAGATGCTCGTGCGGTTGGGGTCGATCAGGAAACCGCGCTATTGCTGGAATATAACGATTCCAAGACGCAACTTCCGGTGATGCCAGTCATCCTCTCGAATCCGGGCGTCAACGGCTCGGCCTATATTCTTGGCGCCGGAAAGACATCAGTCCTCAACATCGCACCGTCCCAGTTCACTTTTACCAACATACAAGTAACCAAACTCTCCGCCGGACGAACCTTCAACTATCTGCTTCACGTGAATGACGGGGTAATGACTTCGGAGAACAACGGAGGAAGCCTCTACTGACTACGACCGGACGATTGCAGCCAATTGCACAAACTTTCGTCGGGTAAGACAACCCGGCGAAAGTACAAACCCAACAGCATCCGGATTGCCCTTTATGGCTCTTTCAAATCATTTCTGGGTGCAGCCGGATCGAAAAACTCCCACGCGGCGAATACTTCCAACAGAAAGTTGGATGCAAGGCACGGCTATTGGCCCCATATCGAGTTCGGAATATAATATTGGGTTGGGCGCGCGGAGAGATGACGATCATCTCTGATGAAATCCCTCCACTGCAAATCGCTTGATCCCAATACTTCGTCAGGCACGCTCAAGCCGTTGCGGGCCAGCCAGCGTAGCAAACCCTGAAGCCAATTCTTTCGGGGCTTGGCCCGTTGTTTCAAGGCAGCAAGCACTTCGAAAGGCAGCGATTTCGAAGTAGCAGTTTTTTACCGGTATTTTTAGTAAAGGTTCTCGATATGAACACCGAATCCATTCTCACTCACCTGAAAAAGCACGGCCAATTGCTCGACGCAGAAATCGCAAAGGGTACAGGGATTGCCTTGGCGGATGTTCGTCTCTCACTGCAGGAATTGTCGGCGCAAAAGGCCATATCCACTTGCAGCATGACCGTTTTCAAGGATGGCGTCCCGACCGAGGGCACGTTCTGCCGGATCGCCGGCTATATGCCATCTGCCGCGCCGGGTCGCAAGCCGGGCGTCAAGACCTAAAAATTCGGTCTTATCGACCGATTTTCGCCCTTACTCGTCAACCCGGCCACGCTGCATTTTAACGAGGCCCCGCTTCACCTTGCTTTCAATGCGTTTTCTCTGAGCGTTACGGCTGGGCTTTGTTGGCCGACGCAAGATCGGAACAAAAGCAGCTGATGCAATCAGCTCGCGCAGGCGCACCAGACCGTCTTCCCGATTGCGTTCAAGGCTGCGGTGCTTTTGCGCCTTGATGACGATGACACCGTCGCTGTTGATTCTCTGGTCACGCATGGCCAGCAACTTTTCCTTGATTTGATCCGACAGCGTAGACGCCGCAATATCGAAACGCAAATGGACCGCGTTGGACACTTTGTTGACGTTTTGCCCCCCTGCTCCCTGCGCTCGAATGGCCGTAAATTCAACTTCGTTTTCATTCAGAACAAGGACGGCCATTGGGTTTTCGCTGACGAGAGGCGGGAGAGATAAACAGTATGTCGGACAATCGCATCTTACTATCCGCAACCGACAATATTGAACCCCGTCTCCCAAGCCCCTCTTCGAGCCAAATGACGGGACGTTCCCGCATCCAGGCGAACTCAATGTCAACACCGGGCAGATAGCGACGCTAAAACAGCTCTACTAATAGCTATTCAGAAGCCTTGGCGTTTCACCTGGCATCGGGAGTCACTTACTTTTTGGCGTCCAGCTGGTCATAGACTGCCGTTGCCACCTTGGCCAGCTCGCCTTTGGCAATATTGGCCGACAGGGCATAACCAAATTTTTCGTCAACCCAGTAAAAGACGTTGATCTGGCCTTCGCGGGCAAAGCGGAAGCCGGTTTCCTGCTTGCCGGCAATTTCGGTGCTGACATACAGGGTCATGCGCTGGCCACTGGCGTCCTGATACATGAACTGGGCAACTGGGCCTGCGTTGCCGGGAAGCAGGCGACCACCAACCATCTCGTAGCCAAGCGCCCCGAGTTTCGGCGGTTTGACCGGCGTCCCCAGTCGCTTGGTCAGCCACTTGACGAGCGCCTCCTCCTGATCGCCAGTCACCTCAACCGGACGACGGACATCGGGGCTATAAACCACATGGGCAACAGCCGCCTGCCTGAAGAGCGGCACCGTCTGGGCCAGATGCTCGGTGCTCTGGTATTGGCCATGGGCGAGCCAGCCGGCAATGCCGCTGACAACTGCGATGAGCACACCAGCGGCCAGCCGTTGGGCCAGCAAAAATTTCAAATTCGGCTGTTTTTTCCGGTTGACCGCAGCAAGCATCGGCTGAGCCGCCAAAGCCTGCAAATTGTCCGGCAGCTCCTCGTCAAGCACCGAATTGAACAAGGCCTTGAGCGCCTGGTTCTGAGCCTGATAGGCGCGAGCGCGGGCAGCGTCTGCCGGATATTCGGCGAGATAAGCCTCGACCTCGGCCCGACGCTCCGCCGTCAATGCGCCATCAACGTAGGCGTGCAGGTCATCTTCAGTGATATTGAGCGGGCTCATCGCACGACCCTCAGGTTGGCACCAATCTGGCGACCGTCCATGATCTGGCGCAGCCGCTCCCGCCCACGCGACAGGCGGGACATGACGGTGCCGATCGGAATTCCCAGCGTTCCAGCAATGTCGGCGTAACTCATTTCTTCCAGTGCGACGAGCAGCAGCACTTCGCGCTGGTCGTCGGGGAGTTGGCGAAGAGCAGATTCAAGGTCCATCACTTCAAGTTGATCGGTTTGGGTGGCACGCGTCGGAACATCGCAGGCATCCTCATCGAGCGAATGCGTCGGCAACACGCCACGGCGTAGCTGATCAACGCGCAGGTTGTGCATGATGCTGAACAGCCAGGCCCGCAGATCGCTCCCCGCCCGCCATTGCGAAAACCGACCCCAAGCGCGTTCAAGCGTGTCCTGCACGAGATCGTCTGCTGCCGCACGTTCACCCAGCATCGCCCGCGCATAACGACGCAGGCGAGGCATTTCGGCGAGTATCGCGCGGCTGTCCATTGGCTATTTATGGTTTGGCGACATGCCAGACGTTATTGAAGCCGTCACCCGTCTTGTCGCCGGCCTTCATGTCCTTGGCCCAGTGGTAAAGCGGCTTGCCCTTGAAGGCCCACTGCTTCTTGCCATCATCGCGATTGACGATGCTGTAGTCGCCGCTCGCCGTGTCGCCATCCATCGCGAACAGCGGTGGCCAGTTGGTGGCGCATGGGCCGTTGCACATGCTCTTGCCGCTTCCGGCTGCATCCTTGTCAAAGACGTAAAGTGTCATGCCGTTGCTGCCGGTGAGCATGTCGCCGGAAACCATGGCGGGCGACGCAGCGTGCCTGCCGTAGCCAGAACAGGCCGCCAGAGTTGTCGATACGGCCAGGACGAGAAGCAGATTTTTGATTTTCATGATGATCTCCGTTGGATTTGGGGCGCTACACCCACGTATACGGAGAGCATCTTCAATTTATTCCATCAAGGCGAGCGAGGCGCCACAATGAGGTCACCTCGGCCGCCCGCGCGGCATGCAGCGGATCGCCCGCATCCTGTGCCTTCGGATGCTTTGGTCGGGTATCCAGGCGAGCGATGACTTTCAGGCCGGCCGACTTTATCCAGTCAAGCAATTCATCCCGCGAACGCAGGCCCAAATGTTCGGCGATATCGGAAATAATCAGCCAGCCCTCGCCGTCCGGTGTCAGGTGCTCGGCCAGCCCGCCAAGAAAACCGCGCAACATACGCGACGCCGGATCATAGACGGCGTATTCGATCGGCGACGTTGGCTGCGCCGGCACCCACGGCGGATTGCACACCACCAGCGGCGCCCGGCCCTCGGGGAACAAATCGGCCTTCAAAAGGGTGATTGCTGCGGTCAACCGGAGTTTTTCGATGTTTTCGAAAGCACAGGCCAGCGCCCGCTCATCCTGATCGGTGGCAATCACCTGCTTGACGCCACGTCGGGCCAGCACCGCAGCGATGATGCCGGAGCCGGTCCCGATGTCGAAGGC encodes:
- a CDS encoding IS21 family transposase, whose amino-acid sequence is MLNMEVIAEIRRRHWVSGESISSIARDLKLSRPTVRKHLATEVEPVHVRQQQAAPKLGAFQSVLESWLVTERHLPKGQRRTAQRLFEGLQTEGYRGAYDSVQRFVKQWKSAQTRPTIKEAFVPLVFAPGDACQFDWSQEHVEIGGAALTIKVAHFRLAYSRQMFVAAYPCETQEMVLDAHNRAFAFFGGVPNRLIYDNLKTVVDTILVGKDRHFNRRFMALANHYLFEPVACTPASGWEKGQIENQVGNVREWLFTPKARFESFAALNDWLATRCRELAERKHPVETTRTIADCFLQEGPSLRAITSTFDGYVEQMMRVSSTCLVRVERNRYSVPADFAGKVVSVRLYADKVRIVAESKVIADHERRFGRDQLICDPWHYLPVLEKKPGSLRNGAPFIGWDLPVPIQLVRDRVLKQPKGDRAFVELLLAAREVGLEALQVACELTLDGGVITAAVVMNELRRLTAPPQPKAISLPEQLRLQVEPQADCSRYDRLRGGQYVH
- a CDS encoding tyrosine-type recombinase/integrase, which produces MEPKIIAQRNAKIPMSPAVARDAPLPLKGDYILWDSRTRYLGLRVNAGGTKAWIVQKKLSDSPCKYKLGDFPDMTYTKACSLVADVVAKIAKGIDPNLEKRQQIRETSKMRAEESFTVAKCLYEYIDDKSTGGNPPKPLTTQDWNRSLNRIEADAVGSLPLVALTGSHLADYYDAAAKKAKRHTTNGGRTQAGRDLRYLRAAYNFGALKYQLNAKVGNPFEELNKLRKGWYAVRAKTNIVATVEGDLASWWVAVEGLRQQVKPWGSRDVIADYLQLALLWGGRRGETMSLTWDNINLKDGIVSIFAEDTKNSLKHVFPLTRYARLILERRYDINEKRAEPSPWVFPSHKLNRQGVLSHIVATNSAVTAVVKACGRDFSEHDLRRTFGTIFNELGLGDKSVRKALNHAADDTASKYYIQARIAKIRPIYQQYEDNLLVEAGVIKAPMPKIEVSGEQFAQFQAWLAAQGASG
- a CDS encoding methyl-accepting chemotaxis protein, whose amino-acid sequence is MFFPWLNQGSTAFFGSRFNGFSRTASSKCSGYALSEQSASAKDIANKIELIAQGSDQSAQSIRNVASASLRMNELSELLKSMSSRFRIAH
- a CDS encoding cyanophycinase, with translation MFSFLPLTACARKLFAMTPRQAVCMSVMTVAVMASSHPAHAANKSKLSTYQSGKPVVGLPCEQLPTRTAVLMGGGADVKQAFSWMIEKINQCGASKLGNFVVIRVRGNPAYDSFINKQGALASVQTLVIPTRETADDPELDSYIQNAAAIWITGGDQGDYYATWKGTRLERLVHEQVKQHGIPIGGTSAGMMILSEFNYLASPNSITSADALADPYKTDAMTLAKDFWTDSDPINEPSPFPLLNATVTDSHFDTRDRMGRLTAFLGRVIADGWAAPGDARAVGVDQETALLLEYNDSKTQLPVMPVILSNPGVNGSAYILGAGKTSVLNIAPSQFTFTNIQVTKLSAGRTFNYLLHVNDGVMTSENNGGSLY
- a CDS encoding transcriptional regulator translates to MNTESILTHLKKHGQLLDAEIAKGTGIALADVRLSLQELSAQKAISTCSMTVFKDGVPTEGTFCRIAGYMPSAAPGRKPGVKT
- the arfB gene encoding aminoacyl-tRNA hydrolase, which produces MAVLVLNENEVEFTAIRAQGAGGQNVNKVSNAVHLRFDIAASTLSDQIKEKLLAMRDQRINSDGVIVIKAQKHRSLERNREDGLVRLRELIASAAFVPILRRPTKPSRNAQRKRIESKVKRGLVKMQRGRVDE
- a CDS encoding anti-sigma factor, whose amino-acid sequence is MSPLNITEDDLHAYVDGALTAERRAEVEAYLAEYPADAARARAYQAQNQALKALFNSVLDEELPDNLQALAAQPMLAAVNRKKQPNLKFLLAQRLAAGVLIAVVSGIAGWLAHGQYQSTEHLAQTVPLFRQAAVAHVVYSPDVRRPVEVTGDQEEALVKWLTKRLGTPVKPPKLGALGYEMVGGRLLPGNAGPVAQFMYQDASGQRMTLYVSTEIAGKQETGFRFAREGQINVFYWVDEKFGYALSANIAKGELAKVATAVYDQLDAKK
- a CDS encoding RNA polymerase sigma factor, which codes for MDSRAILAEMPRLRRYARAMLGERAAADDLVQDTLERAWGRFSQWRAGSDLRAWLFSIMHNLRVDQLRRGVLPTHSLDEDACDVPTRATQTDQLEVMDLESALRQLPDDQREVLLLVALEEMSYADIAGTLGIPIGTVMSRLSRGRERLRQIMDGRQIGANLRVVR